The Candidatus Neomarinimicrobiota bacterium sequence GGAACCAAATGACCGATGATATAGCCAATAATTATTCCGATCAATAAAGCCAAGGTAAGAACTCTGGATTTGGTGAATTCCCTGCGGTAGCCTTTTTTTATTGCTACCGCCCCCACAAAATAACCGAGTGCATTCAATATCCAAAAAAAGGGGATTGCAAAAATCTTAATTATAAAAGGTCCAACCAGTGGAACCATTGCGATTATAGCTGCTAGCCCTGCAAAGGCCTGGGTGAAAACACCAATAACCAGTGTACCAAAAACAACAAATTTTTTATCAATTCCGAATTTTAGTGCAATAGCAATGACAAGGACAATACCGGTCCAAATAAGGATTTGTCGGCCATATGTTTTGAAAAAAGGTTGTTTACTCATGGTCAATTAGAATATCGTAAGGGAATCCGTAAGCCGTCATAGTTACCCGGATTATACGACGATTTCCATTTCGTTCCACCCAGATTTGACGAACCTTATTAGGGTCAGAGATGTATTTCATTAAACGATCTGTTGTTTCTAAAAAACCATCAGTCTCATCAATATTTTCAATATCCATACGAAAATTATCACACAATATATTTGTATTCCCAATTTTAACTGTTTCAGTTCCCGCCCATAAGAATCGGCCCCGCATTTGCTTTCCCTCATGATCCAGATTGAACCACTTTGTGTCAATAGTTTCTTGAGATTGCCTAGCGATGCGAACAAACATGGTGAACATAGTTTGAGTGGAATCATTTCTATTTTGAGATTCTTTTCCATATTTCAATAAACTATTTTCAAGTTTCATTAAAGTAGACTGCTTAATGTCATCCTGTTTGATTTTTTTATGGAATGATTTGAGTCCGAAATGGGTCGAGTCAAAATGGGTGGAATAGGAATTTATTGTGGGCCAAATCATATCAAGAATACCCACAGTTTCAAATGTCAATGAAACGGAATCTGCCCGGAGTTTATATTCTGCTTTTGCCACAGGGAATCCATACACATTGGCAGAATACATCTGCGCCAATGCATAGTTAGATAAAAGGAAAAAGAGAGAAATCCTGCCCATGACAGATAAACTCAGGTAATTACGAGCAATGAACCGGCGATCAAAAAGTAAAGTGTAACGCCAAGAATATCAATAGCTGTGGTTACAAAAGGACCAGTGGCAATGGCAGGGTCAATGTCGAACCGGTTCAGTATAAGGGGAACCATTGAACCGATAGTTGCAGCAATAATCATTGAAAAACAAATACTGAGACCTACGACCACGCCTAACATGGGAGATGCATCTAGGAAACGAAATATGGCAAAAAGACCCAAAAGTATTCCATATAGAATACCAAGGATTAACCCAACGCGGATTTCTTTAAATAAAATTTTTGTTGAATTTTCAAATCCCACACGTCCTGTTGCTAAACCACGAACAATAATTGTGGATGACTGGGTTCCGATATTTCCACCCATCCCCATAATGACGGGGATAAATGCAGCTAAGGCAATTGTACTTTCAAGAATATTATTAAAAATGCCAATAATGAATGCTGCGCCGATACCGCCGACCCAACTGGCAAAAAGCCAAGGAAGACGCATACGGGCATTTTCCCATGAAGATTTTAATAGAATCTCTCGGTCTTTCCCGGCACCAACCATTTGTAAAAAATCTTCTGTGGCTTCTTCTCGGATGATATCCACAACTTCATCAACCGTAACGATCCCTAATAATTGTTCATCATCATCCACAACCGGGACGGCGAGAAAATTATATTGAGATACAATTCGGGCTACTTCTTCTTGGTCTGTTTCAGGCCGGACTGCATGAACCTTTCGGGACATAATATCTTTAAGCATTGCATCTCCCGGTGTTGTCACCAAATCCCGTAGAGAGACTACGCCATTTAAACGGCCATCATCATCAAGGGCATAGAGATAAAAGACCATTTCTGCGTCTTCTTGATCTTGAAGGGCAACAATTGCGTCCCGGGCTTTTGTTTCTTCATGAAGCGTAAAAATATCGGTATACATGAGAATTCCGGCGCTGTCTTCCGGGTAAGCCATCATTTCTTCAAGCTCTTCTTGCTCTTCCGCCTGGAGTAAATCAATTACAGCGGTAGAGTATTCCTCTTCCACCAATCCCATGAGGTAAGCCTGCTCATTAGAGCTTGCTTCTTCTAGGATGGATGCAATTCGAGAAGGCTCATCCTGCTCTAATAAACGGACAACAATTGATTCATCTAATTCTCCTAAGAATTCAACCGTCTCTTCGGTAGGAGTCATATAACCAAATATTGTATCTTGCTCTCCATCATTGAAATAACGAAAGATGAGGGCCATATCAGCCGGGTGAGTTCTTTCAATCAGTTTAATAATATTGGTTTTGGCATGTCGCCGGAGAAGTCGCCGAAAAGTATCTCGCATGAGAGTAATTTCGGAGCCAAACATTTCTTTTTTCATTTTAATTCTCCTGCCCCATTTTTAATTGTTTAAACCCGAGCCAAAAAAGGGTTCCACCGATTATCAGTATTATAGGATTTATATGTCCATGCCACAGAATGAGGGATTCAAATGAATCTCCCATAGATGTGAAAAATAAAGATGTACCATTAATTATCACATGAAAAATGATACACGGTATAACAGAATTTGTCTTCCAAGCTAAAAAGCCAAGAAGGACACCCAAAAAATAAATTTGAATCATCCAATAGGGATTAAAGTGAATCACGGCAAAAAAGAGGCTTGAGAAAAGAATTGCCCGGGTAATGTCACCCCAAGCGCTTTCTAGATATTTTTGCAGGAATCCTCGGAAAAGAATTTCTTCTCCAACCGGAGCGAGAATGACAATTGTAAAAATGAGCAGCGCCAAAGATAGAGGGTTATCCGGTGTTAGCATGGCTTCAACTTGGAGGAATGAATCGGGCATAGGAATAACCATATCAACCAATAAGTTTATTTCATCTGAGAGAATCACGGCTCCCAATGAAAGTAAAACGGTTGAAACCAGTGTTTTGTTGGATACAGCATTCAACCGCAAAGATTTGGCGATTGGATATTTTTTTCGCAGCAAAAAAACCATCACCGGAACAACCAAAAAGCCTTGACCGATGAACATAGCGAAATAAGTTTGGATGCCGGGCTTAGCGCCAGAAAGGATAGACGGATCCAGTGCGCCAAATATCGATCCGATAATTAGTGCCGAAAGGACCGATAGAAAAACGATCCCGAACGCAAACCGTACTGAAAGGGTCTGGTTCATGAGGGTCTGAATCTTTCAATTTCATAAGTATAGAATTTACGGCAATCTATCAACACAGAGAAACAATCGGTTATTTTGTTAAATGGTTGAGAAGAATGCCCATTGCAACACCCACATTGAGGGATTCGCCAGTCCCAATCTTTGGAATTGCCATTGTTTCGTCCAGAACCGATTTTATATTTTCACTTATTCCATGGGCCTCATTACCCATAACCAAGCACCATTTTTCTGGAAAAGAGCCTAAAGGTTCAATGGCTGCTCCCCGATGGTCTGCGCCAATGATAGTATAATTATTTAATGTGTGAATCTCTAAGTGCCCTATCCACGAGAGTTGAAAGTGCGCTCCCATAGAACTACGAACTACCTTAGGATTAAAAGGATCAACGCATCCATCAGAAAGAACCATTTGATCAATTCCAAACCAAACAGCAGTTCTTAATATAGTGCCCATATTTCCCGGATCAGAAATATGGTCCAAATAAATAAAATTTTGATTCAAATCGGGATTATCAAATTGGGGAATTTTACATACCGCCAGAATGCCGGAAGGAGAGATAGAAGGGGATAAGCGTTTTATATCTTCTTCGGAAATGATTTCTGGATTGACTGCCTTTATTATGTCAGGATTATTTTGGGAAAAAGATTCTGTTGAAACACTTATTTTAAAATGTGCTTTTTTAGTAAGGGCATCTTTTATAGATCGGACTCCTTCAATGATAAAAAGGCCATGCTGCTCCCGAAACTTTTTTTGATGAAGGGAGCGAATTAACTTATTTTGGCTTTGGCTAATCATTCGCTTTTGTACAAAATTTCACCATTTACAATTGTGTAAAGAACTTTGGTGTCTAAAATTTTATCCTCGGGGATGGTGATAATATTCTGAGATAGGACCGTAAAATCAGCATATTTTCCTACCTCAATGGATCCTTTGATATCTTCTTCAAAAGCGCCATAGGCAGCATTGATAGTATAGCTTTTTAGCGCTTCTAATCGGGTCATTTTTTGGCTTGGTTCAAACCCACCCTTTGGTTTCCCCTTAAGTGTTCTTCGTGATACACTAGCATAAAAAGATGCAATTGGGTCAATCGGCTCCACGGGAACATCGGTACCATTTATGATAATAGCTCCCGTATCCATGAGGTTTCGCCAGACGTAGGCTCCCTCAATAATACGTTTTTTCCCAAGGCGGATAATGGCCCAAGATCGATCTGAGGAAAGGTGAATTCCTTGCATGGAAGCAATTACACCCAATTTACCAAAACGTGGAATATCTGCAGGATTAATATGTTGGGCGTGTTCAATTCGCCATCGGTGGTCATAGGCCTTCACAGAATTTTCTTCGAATGCTTTTTGAAATTGGTCCAAAACTTCTCTGTTTGCGCGGTCGCCAATGGCATGAGCGTTTACTTGGAAACCGTTGACCAAACCGTCTGTGGCTACCTCGTATACATATTCCATGGATTGGGTCGCCATGCCGGTATGTCCAGGGCGATCTGTATAGTCTTCTAAAAGCCAAGCGCCTCTAGAACCGAGAGCACCATCGGCATTTAGCTTAATAGATCGGATGGTGAGATGGCCATTCCCTGTACCAATTTCAGGTCCTTTTTTATACCATTCTTTTAAGAGATTTGGATCTCGGCTTGTTAGCATCACATAGAGTCGCACCCTTAGTGCATCACGATTAAGCCCTTCTCGGTATGCTTCAATGGCAGCTTTTCCGGAACCGGCATCCTGGAATGAAGTAATTCCATTTTCGAGAGAACTTTTGACGGCAAGATCCAATGCGAGGGCGCTACTACCTTCCTCTTCATATTCAACATGACTGCTGACCACTCCCTGCGCCCGCTCATTAAAAATTCCAGTGGGATTTCCCCGGAGATCCTTTATGATTTCTCCCCCAAAACCAAATTCAGTCTCTGTTGTAACACCAGCAATTTCCATCGCTTTGGCATTCCCAAATCCGGCGTGTCCACTGGCGTGGGTGAGCCAGACTGGATTATCCGGCGAAACTGCGCTGAGTTTGTCATGGGTCTGGAACCCCTTCACAAGTGTTTCCGGATCCGGCGCCCACTTGCTTTGATGCCATCCACGACCTAAAATCCATTCACCCGGTTCTGCCCTTTTCACTGCACCGGCTACCATATTCACTAATTCATCATAATTAGCAACATTGTTTAAATCCAAGCGCATCTTGGCATAGCCCAATCCCATAAAATGGCCATGTCCTTCAATTAGCCCCGGGATCATTGTGGCGCCTTTTAAGTTGAGGACTTTGGTATTATTATCTATAAATGAACGAATTTGGGATTCTTTACCAACAGCAATTATCTTACCATTTTTTATAGCAACCGCTTCAACTATTGGGTTGAATTCATCTACGGTATAAATGGTACCATTTTGGATGATAAGATTGGCCATGTTTTTTTCACAACCATAAAGAAAGAATAGAAAAAAAGAATAGAAAACAATTTTTTGCAATCTCAATGGAATCTCATTGGGTGAAATCATAAAGGGAAAGGTAATGCCCCTAACCATTCTCCTCAATGAATTCATTTAACAAATTCCATTGTAAGGCCATGATGAACCCGGTAATTTCTGTCCTTAATTATCGAGAAAGAAATATGTCAAAAGGTGTAATACCGCAAAGTAAAGATTATTCAGCTTGGTACACAGAAGTGGTTACTAAAGCAAGTTTGGCCGATTACGGTCCTGTAAAAGGGACCATGGTAGTACGACCCTACGGTTTTTCCCTATGGGAGAATATTAAAGAAACCTTCGATAAGATGATTAAGGATACTGGCCATGTGAATGCTTATTTCCCTCTATTTATCCCAAAGTCATTTTTTGGTAAAGAAGCGGAACATGTAGAAGGGTTTGCCAAAGAATGTGCAGTTGTCACTCACACTCGCCTTAAGGCCGATGCTGAACATGGAATAATTGTTGATCCCGAATCTAAACTGGAAGAAGAAGTAATTGTTCGTCCCACTTCGGAAACGATAATCTGGGCTATGTATAAAAAGTGGATTCAGTCCTATCGTGATTTACCTTTACTCATTAACCAATGGGCGAATGTGGTTCGCTGGGAAATGCGGACACGACTTTTTCTACGCACTACAGAATTCCTCTGGCAAGAAGGCCACACTGCCCATGCTACCGCAGATGAAGCGGAAAAAGAAACACTGCTCATTTTAGAATTATACCGCCAGTTGGCTGAGGATTATTTGGCCATGCCCGTTCATACGGGCCTGAAATCGGAATCAGAAAAATTTGCCGGTGCGGAACGAACCTATTGCATTGAAGCTATGATGGGAGATAAACGGGCCCTCCAAGCAGGGACATCCCATAATTTAGGACAAAATTTTGCCAAGGCTTTTGATGTCAAATTCCAAACCCAAGACAATAAAGAAGAATTGGTTTATGCCACTAGCTGGGGCGTAAGCACACGCCTTGTTGGCGCAGTTGTGATGACCCACGGGGATGATAAGGGTCTGAAGCTTCCGCCGAAAATTGCCCCTTATCAAGTTGTTGTAGTACCCATTTTTAGAGATGATGAATCCAAGCAAGCTGTTCAGGATTATCTTGGTCCTATTTTATCTGACCTTCGTGATGCTGGTGTTCGTGTTCATGAGGATTGGCGAAAAGGAAGTCCCGGATTTAAGTTTAACGAATGGGAATTGAAGGGTGTACCTTTGCGTCTAGAAGTTGGTCCAAAAGATGTTGAAAATGGTAAGGCAGTTTTGGTCCGGCGAGATAATGGTGAAAAACAATTTATTCAAAAAGGTGAACTCGCAGGTCTCGTGCCTAATCTACTGGATGAAATACAAACAGCCATGTTTGAATCCGCCAAATCATTTCGGGCAGAAAATACCCATACTGTTTCATCCTATGATGCATTCAAAAAAATTATTGGGAATAATGATGGTTTCGTTCGCTGTGGTTGGGATGGAACGGTTGAATCTGAAATGGCCATTAAGGATGAAACCAAGGCCACCATCCGCGTAATCCCTTTTGATGAAAACCCAAAAAATCTAAACTGTATATATTCTGGGAAGCCAGCCAAACACGAAGTCATTTTTGCTAAGGCCTATTAAGCGTATTTAAAGTTTACTAAACCATTAAGGTTCAGTAAACTTGTATAGAAATGATAACCAATTCAACCGCCATTGTTCTAAAGCGGTTTGCTTATAGCGAAACCAGTATTGTCGCCCGCTGTTTCGTACGAAATTTGGGTAAGGTTAGTTTTATGGTTCATGGCGCTTACAGGAAAAAGTCGCCTATGGGGGCCTATTTTCAACCAGTTAATTGTTTAGATTTGATTTTTTATTTTAAGGAAAGCCGTGATCTTCAGACCATCTCCAAGGCGGCCTTTTCCCATCCATGGTCTGCCATTCCAGCTGATCTTAAAAAAATTTCTTATGCCATGGCTATGATTGAGTTGACCGATAAGTGTCTTACCGAACGCGATTCCCATCCAGATCTTTATGACGAATTGGAATCAGCATTAAAAACAGTCGAGAATGAAAATACACAGTTAAACCTAGCCTATTGGTTTTACCAATATCAGCTTTTGAAACTGTTGGGATTTAAGCCCGACTTTGAACAGGCTGAACTTGATTTTGTACCATTACCAAATCCCTTTGCAGGGCCCAATTCAAAAACTGTTTTTGAACATTTTCAAAAAGGCCAGTCTGGTATGCATAAAGGGCTAAAAATCACAACCCAAGACAGACAAGCGATTAGCAGTTATTTGAATACATGTTTAGGTGTCCATTTTGATAACGTACAGAATTTGAAATCACTTCAAATCTTGCGCGAAATGGTTTCCTGATGGTTTATCGAGGAATATTAAGATGCAAAAATAATAATTCATATTTAGAGACAAGCTCAGGAGAGCGGATATTAGAAGACGCACGAATTTGGGATGGTTATTTGAAACATTGGGAAAACCAATCCATTTGCGCGAGGGCATTGCCCCAAAAAGATTATGAGTTAAGAGAGGCGATTATTATTATTTGGCCCGATGTACCAAAGTCGGAAGTTCCCTATATTGAAATATATTTTAATGAACGATTGGTAAAATATCCTGCCTCAACATTTGGCCATAATGCAATAAATGTGAATGGTGAATTTTTCAATTTCTCCCATTTGATTAATGAAAATGAATCGATGGATGAATCAGAATTTATGTATCGTCCGGCATTGGGAGAATTTGCACCATCCCCCCGGACAGGTGATTTTGAAATCATGGAAGACGGCACAGCCTATTTTGACAAATTTGGACGGAATTTCATGCGGTCCATCCATGTCATTCGGGTAGAGGGATTAGATACAGAACGTCTTGCCGGAATTTATCACAATGAACTAAAATTAATTCATGAGACTCCAGTCTATCCTGAGAATCCAGAAAAGTACCGGGATTTCAGTTTTTTTAACCGCAATTGTACTACTATAATTCGGGATGGACTTCGAAAATATGGATTTAACAAAGTGAGTGGTATCCTTCCGCGGGATTTTTTCATTAGTACAACTTGGGAAATGGTAAATGCCCAGAAGAGACAGGATTTAAATATTCATTTGTATAAACGGCCGCAGCTCAAAGTTCAGGAAGCACCGTACAGTCAATTAACACCACCCATCAATCCAATGAATTGGGTTCGAAAGTTCCGCCTATCAAAAATGGAATAAAAACATGAAACACATTATCTCAATAATAGTTTTTTCTGTAATCCTGAATGG is a genomic window containing:
- a CDS encoding DUF3108 domain-containing protein, producing the protein MGRISLFFLLSNYALAQMYSANVYGFPVAKAEYKLRADSVSLTFETVGILDMIWPTINSYSTHFDSTHFGLKSFHKKIKQDDIKQSTLMKLENSLLKYGKESQNRNDSTQTMFTMFVRIARQSQETIDTKWFNLDHEGKQMRGRFLWAGTETVKIGNTNILCDNFRMDIENIDETDGFLETTDRLMKYISDPNKVRQIWVERNGNRRIIRVTMTAYGFPYDILIDHE
- the mgtE gene encoding magnesium transporter, translated to MKKEMFGSEITLMRDTFRRLLRRHAKTNIIKLIERTHPADMALIFRYFNDGEQDTIFGYMTPTEETVEFLGELDESIVVRLLEQDEPSRIASILEEASSNEQAYLMGLVEEEYSTAVIDLLQAEEQEELEEMMAYPEDSAGILMYTDIFTLHEETKARDAIVALQDQEDAEMVFYLYALDDDGRLNGVVSLRDLVTTPGDAMLKDIMSRKVHAVRPETDQEEVARIVSQYNFLAVPVVDDDEQLLGIVTVDEVVDIIREEATEDFLQMVGAGKDREILLKSSWENARMRLPWLFASWVGGIGAAFIIGIFNNILESTIALAAFIPVIMGMGGNIGTQSSTIIVRGLATGRVGFENSTKILFKEIRVGLILGILYGILLGLFAIFRFLDASPMLGVVVGLSICFSMIIAATIGSMVPLILNRFDIDPAIATGPFVTTAIDILGVTLYFLIAGSLLVIT
- a CDS encoding CPBP family intramembrane metalloprotease, which codes for MNQTLSVRFAFGIVFLSVLSALIIGSIFGALDPSILSGAKPGIQTYFAMFIGQGFLVVPVMVFLLRKKYPIAKSLRLNAVSNKTLVSTVLLSLGAVILSDEINLLVDMVIPMPDSFLQVEAMLTPDNPLSLALLIFTIVILAPVGEEILFRGFLQKYLESAWGDITRAILFSSLFFAVIHFNPYWMIQIYFLGVLLGFLAWKTNSVIPCIIFHVIINGTSLFFTSMGDSFESLILWHGHINPIILIIGGTLFWLGFKQLKMGQEN
- a CDS encoding RNA methyltransferase, which encodes MISQSQNKLIRSLHQKKFREQHGLFIIEGVRSIKDALTKKAHFKISVSTESFSQNNPDIIKAVNPEIISEEDIKRLSPSISPSGILAVCKIPQFDNPDLNQNFIYLDHISDPGNMGTILRTAVWFGIDQMVLSDGCVDPFNPKVVRSSMGAHFQLSWIGHLEIHTLNNYTIIGADHRGAAIEPLGSFPEKWCLVMGNEAHGISENIKSVLDETMAIPKIGTGESLNVGVAMGILLNHLTK
- a CDS encoding amidohydrolase, which encodes MISPNEIPLRLQKIVFYSFFLFFLYGCEKNMANLIIQNGTIYTVDEFNPIVEAVAIKNGKIIAVGKESQIRSFIDNNTKVLNLKGATMIPGLIEGHGHFMGLGYAKMRLDLNNVANYDELVNMVAGAVKRAEPGEWILGRGWHQSKWAPDPETLVKGFQTHDKLSAVSPDNPVWLTHASGHAGFGNAKAMEIAGVTTETEFGFGGEIIKDLRGNPTGIFNERAQGVVSSHVEYEEEGSSALALDLAVKSSLENGITSFQDAGSGKAAIEAYREGLNRDALRVRLYVMLTSRDPNLLKEWYKKGPEIGTGNGHLTIRSIKLNADGALGSRGAWLLEDYTDRPGHTGMATQSMEYVYEVATDGLVNGFQVNAHAIGDRANREVLDQFQKAFEENSVKAYDHRWRIEHAQHINPADIPRFGKLGVIASMQGIHLSSDRSWAIIRLGKKRIIEGAYVWRNLMDTGAIIINGTDVPVEPIDPIASFYASVSRRTLKGKPKGGFEPSQKMTRLEALKSYTINAAYGAFEEDIKGSIEVGKYADFTVLSQNIITIPEDKILDTKVLYTIVNGEILYKSE
- a CDS encoding proline--tRNA ligase; translated protein: MSKGVIPQSKDYSAWYTEVVTKASLADYGPVKGTMVVRPYGFSLWENIKETFDKMIKDTGHVNAYFPLFIPKSFFGKEAEHVEGFAKECAVVTHTRLKADAEHGIIVDPESKLEEEVIVRPTSETIIWAMYKKWIQSYRDLPLLINQWANVVRWEMRTRLFLRTTEFLWQEGHTAHATADEAEKETLLILELYRQLAEDYLAMPVHTGLKSESEKFAGAERTYCIEAMMGDKRALQAGTSHNLGQNFAKAFDVKFQTQDNKEELVYATSWGVSTRLVGAVVMTHGDDKGLKLPPKIAPYQVVVVPIFRDDESKQAVQDYLGPILSDLRDAGVRVHEDWRKGSPGFKFNEWELKGVPLRLEVGPKDVENGKAVLVRRDNGEKQFIQKGELAGLVPNLLDEIQTAMFESAKSFRAENTHTVSSYDAFKKIIGNNDGFVRCGWDGTVESEMAIKDETKATIRVIPFDENPKNLNCIYSGKPAKHEVIFAKAY
- the recO gene encoding DNA repair protein RecO produces the protein MITNSTAIVLKRFAYSETSIVARCFVRNLGKVSFMVHGAYRKKSPMGAYFQPVNCLDLIFYFKESRDLQTISKAAFSHPWSAIPADLKKISYAMAMIELTDKCLTERDSHPDLYDELESALKTVENENTQLNLAYWFYQYQLLKLLGFKPDFEQAELDFVPLPNPFAGPNSKTVFEHFQKGQSGMHKGLKITTQDRQAISSYLNTCLGVHFDNVQNLKSLQILREMVS